The region GAACTGCAGCATGAAAAACGCTACCGCGAGGAATTCGTCTCGCAGCTGATTGCGCGCAGCGGCGTGTCCGACGCCGCCATGCAAGCGTGGGCGGCGCGCCTGACGCTCGATCTGCGCGTGCCGCGCGCCATGTTCGTGCTGGAAGTGCCGGAGGCAGGCAAGCGGCTCGACCAGGTGCTGACGCAGCTGCAGCAGGTGCAGGCGGACCTGGCGCTGCGCTGGCCGGCATTGCTGACGGCCGTGGTGTCGCCGGGCGAACTGGCCATGCTCGATGCCTTTCCCGCTGCCGGGCCGCAACAGGCGCGCGCCCAGCAAGGCCGCCAGCGCCTGCAGGAATTGCAGCAGGTGGCGCAACAGGCGCTCGCTTCGCCGTTTACCCTGGCGATGGGCGTGGCCCTGCCAGGACTCGATGGCGCCAGCGCTTCGTATGAATCGGCGCGCCAGACGGCGCGCGTGGGCCGCGCCCGCGACCAGGCGCAGCCCTTGCATTCCTACCTGGAACTGAGCCTGCCGGTGCTGCTGTCCGGCCTGCAGGACGGCTGGCAGGCCGGGCAGTTGCGGCAGACCCTGGCGCCACTGCGGGCGCGCGACCGCTCGGGCGTGCTGCTGCGCACCTTGAGTGCCTGGTTCCGCCACCATAGCCACCCGACGGCCACCGCCAGGGCGCTGCATATCCACCGCAACACGCTCGATTACCGCCTGCAAAAAGTTGCCGAACTGACGGGCTTGAATCTCGATGAAACGGATGACCGTTTGCTGCTGTACGTGGCCTTGC is a window of Janthinobacterium sp. J1-1 DNA encoding:
- a CDS encoding sugar diacid recognition domain-containing protein is translated as MKTHPVATITTALAQQIVQRTTQIIPFKVNLIDAQGVILASTDPGRVGSVHPGAQLALARGASVELDAAAARLLPGARPGINLPLLVRGVVCGVVGLTGEPEAVRQFGELVRAMAEMMLEQAQLVSELQHEKRYREEFVSQLIARSGVSDAAMQAWAARLTLDLRVPRAMFVLEVPEAGKRLDQVLTQLQQVQADLALRWPALLTAVVSPGELAMLDAFPAAGPQQARAQQGRQRLQELQQVAQQALASPFTLAMGVALPGLDGASASYESARQTARVGRARDQAQPLHSYLELSLPVLLSGLQDGWQAGQLRQTLAPLRARDRSGVLLRTLSAWFRHHSHPTATARALHIHRNTLDYRLQKVAELTGLNLDETDDRLLLYVALQLTMAADFTQE